Proteins found in one Mucilaginibacter gracilis genomic segment:
- a CDS encoding TonB-dependent receptor: protein MKTIFKITTLILVCFSIPALAQSGKIQGAVTTSAGEGINKTTVKLLNTNYGSLTDNQGKYSISNLTAGSYTISVSAVGYASQLKSLELSKGQTLVIDFKLAESNQQLNEVTVSSEKRQEAIQKIPAAITALDAKQIKEYRLWDITNLTAIAPSLFVVEHGNSTSSNFFNIRGVMGFSNEQAVATYVDGVYQFDYFSAPPLFNDVQSIEILRGPQGTLYGRNAFGGVVNITTKQPGNTPSGYAEMTFGNYGQQRYTVSLSKPIIKDKLFASGSFTYNHRGSIYYNEFTKSGFDRREDYSGNFNLRYLPSKQWSLALNVKTENDNDRGSFPWVGSIDDVFSKPYQVNTNNTNVERRNNFNTSLAANYYGKDFNFTSVSSYIDWHAWYEGKGVDYDFSPLDILSTAPDNHQHVFSQEIRFASPSASQSKFKWVAGAYGFTQNLYTYSPVYYGPDYLQLDPTSGAPFTTIGNSHGNNKGYAFFGQATYSLTNQLDFTAGIRYDYGNGIIGGDPLGRKPFMP from the coding sequence ATGAAAACAATTTTTAAAATTACAACCCTCATATTGGTATGCTTTAGTATCCCCGCATTGGCCCAATCAGGGAAAATACAGGGTGCCGTTACCACATCGGCGGGAGAAGGCATTAATAAAACAACCGTTAAGCTGTTGAATACCAACTATGGTAGCTTAACTGACAACCAGGGGAAATATAGCATAAGCAATTTAACAGCCGGTAGTTATACTATAAGCGTTTCTGCCGTAGGCTATGCTTCCCAACTTAAGTCTTTGGAACTGAGTAAAGGCCAGACACTGGTCATCGATTTTAAACTTGCGGAAAGCAACCAGCAACTCAATGAGGTGACGGTATCATCCGAAAAACGCCAGGAGGCTATACAGAAAATCCCGGCGGCGATCACCGCCTTAGATGCTAAACAAATTAAGGAGTATCGGTTATGGGATATCACCAACCTCACCGCCATTGCCCCGAGTTTATTTGTGGTGGAACATGGCAACAGCACCAGCTCCAATTTCTTCAACATACGCGGGGTGATGGGGTTTTCCAACGAGCAGGCGGTTGCTACCTATGTAGATGGTGTTTACCAGTTCGATTACTTTTCCGCGCCGCCCTTGTTCAATGATGTGCAGAGTATCGAGATCCTGCGCGGGCCGCAGGGAACGCTGTACGGGCGTAACGCCTTTGGTGGTGTGGTGAACATTACCACTAAACAACCCGGTAATACACCTTCCGGTTATGCAGAAATGACCTTCGGTAATTACGGGCAGCAGCGGTATACGGTTAGCCTTTCAAAACCTATCATCAAAGACAAGCTGTTTGCCAGCGGTTCGTTTACTTATAATCACCGCGGCTCGATCTACTATAATGAATTCACCAAAAGCGGTTTCGACCGCAGAGAGGATTATTCCGGCAACTTTAATTTACGGTACCTGCCGTCTAAACAATGGTCGCTTGCGCTTAACGTGAAAACCGAGAACGACAATGACCGGGGTAGTTTTCCCTGGGTAGGATCAATTGATGACGTATTTTCCAAGCCTTATCAGGTCAATACCAACAATACCAATGTGGAACGGAGAAACAACTTCAATACCTCGCTGGCAGCCAATTACTATGGTAAGGATTTTAACTTCACTTCGGTATCATCTTACATTGATTGGCACGCCTGGTACGAGGGTAAAGGCGTAGACTACGATTTCAGTCCCCTGGACATACTCAGCACCGCGCCGGATAATCACCAGCATGTTTTCTCACAGGAAATACGTTTTGCCTCGCCATCGGCAAGCCAGAGCAAATTCAAATGGGTTGCGGGCGCGTATGGCTTTACACAAAATCTCTATACCTACTCGCCGGTCTATTATGGGCCCGACTATTTACAGCTCGATCCGACATCCGGTGCGCCATTTACCACCATCGGCAACAGCCATGGCAACAACAAAGGTTATGCATTCTTCGGACAGGCCACCTATTCGCTAACTAACCAATTGGATTTCACCGCAGGCATACGTTACGATTACGGAAACGGAATAATTGGAGGGGACCCTTTGGGGAGGAAGCCGTTTATGCCGTAG